From the Palaemon carinicauda isolate YSFRI2023 chromosome 4, ASM3689809v2, whole genome shotgun sequence genome, the window tatatatatatatatatatatatatatatatatatatgcatatatatatatatatatatatatatatatatatatatacgtatgtgtatatgtaattccTTAGTATCTCTAGATGCTAATAACGACCTTCATATGGTTAACATGCAGTTTTTTCTAGCTGATACATAATAATGACGATTTGAAGAACTCTTCCAGCAATGGTAGagtcataaataaaaagaaaaagatacagTCATGaatggtttattttatttttacatttctgcAGAGTAAACAAAGGGCTAAGAAACATATCGACAAACACATGCATCATCAGTGTTCTCTTCGGGAGGTTTGTGtggtaccaaaaaagaaaaaaaaatgcaccatCACCTGCACTTCGTAATTCCCAGGAGTCAAGTTGAAGGTCGCTGTTTAAGGGTCCTCTGCAGCCCCGAGGCCATAGGTGCGTTCCGTGGGCTTGCTGAGAAAACCTTGTACGGCGGGTGTCGTACTTCATCATGCAAATACCTGCAATTTATGTTCACAGGATCGCTCAACAACCAAAGGGCCTCTTCGCCCATCTTTTCTTATTGTAGAGTGGTACTTCGTACGTCGGCCTTGGAGCTATGTCACTTATGCAAATGATTCGTGACGGAGAGGAATGAGATCTTTGTTGTTCTTCGTATCGTGTTCCAGtgatcagatctttttttttttcttcctcaatcatctatgcatttttttttctacttattgccTTCTCTATAATTTTAAATCATTTTGTCTCTATCAAAAACCTACCTCTCCTTCTCCCTATCCCTTTTTTCATTAAGGAATACTCGTCCCATCCagtctaattatttttttcaataatattcggCCTTTGACTCCCTGTTTCCTTTTCTTAAACTCAACTTACTTTTTGATAAATGTTGTATTTATACGTCTATATCTTCTCCCTCAGCCCAGAATTTAATACTCGAACAAATGACAGTTATGCCTACGACATCAGTCAATCTCTATATTTGTCTGATATGCTACATGTTTATCAACAATAGTGTTGGCTTTGCTATTGAAATAAAAGAAGATTTTCACTTATAAGACGTCTGTATAAATTTAGACTGAATACTTTACAGGATTTCAATGCTCGAATGTCAAGTTTTCACACTGAATGTTGAAAATCGATCAGAGAGTCATAGGGCATACAGTAAGTTATTTTGTTTAAATCTCTAATGTCAAATAACTGCTTCAGTTATGTAGCTAAAAGTCTACGCTTAGCATTTTTTCGGTCTTAAACTGTACTCTATTTTTTATTCATGTAATAATGCATTTCTCCTGAAGTTATGTTACTAGATTAGAAGAATAAATCCTTGCCAGAAGAAAATGAATACCGAATTTGTAAATAAGATTTTCCATTACCGAATGTTCATGCAGTTGAAGACTCGAAAGTCTTAATATGAATTTCCTTACGAACATTTCGGGGTATCGAAAGCTTCCAAGACGCGGCTATTTATTTTGCCCAAGCCTTTTAACACCTCAGTATACTTCATTATTAGTAGAGTACTTATTGATATAATGACGTTTGTTTATTGTAATATTACTACTTGTAGTATAGACtggatgtttcttttttttttctttctcccccaGCCCTCTTCTATACAAGATGTAATTACAACTATTATCATTAGGAAATGTATTTAAGAAACGAATATTTGAGATTTGTTGCATGCCACTTTCTAAGGGAAATTAGAATAGTCTATACAAAAGGAATAGATTTAAACAAGTACTACCATTATATAGCTTTAGGTTATCCCTATGCAATTGCAGCTCGCTTCTTTACCCGTTGAATCTCCTACTCACTCTGCAATGTCTTCAAGTTTATCTCTACTAAGGACGTTTATGCTGACCACCACTAAGTCCATTATTATGTGCATTATACGCCTCTTTTTATCTCCTTTATTATCTTATTGACATAAATTTATGTCCTGCTTTTTATTCTTTCTTGTCGTTTCCTGCCTGTGCTGTTCAGTAATACATTTTGTTTTCTAGCATGAATATTCTTGAAGAAGAATCATAGACAAAACACGAATAAGCGTTTAAATTTGTTATTAGTTAATGTCTCATGTAATTTCGTATTATCTGGTGGATGTAAATGGGGCTTCCATAGAGCTCAAATGTTTCGTCAAAGCAGCCAAAATACACTCGTATAATATCGCCCAGTTTCTTGTTGTGCTAATTGTGTTTTCCCTATGCACATAAACACGCAAGCTAGAATAAAGTAGGTTTCAAGTTGGGATTAGTATATTAATAGGGAtaaaaaaattagtttctttatAGGGCAACAAAATATCATACGTAGATTGCCAAGTTTTTCTTCGCTAGAATATGGCATCACTTCTGTAAAAGTGTAAATCATTTGTGCTGCAGTATGTGACTCAATTCCTTCAACTTTTCTTTTCAGATACGATGAAGGACAAGGCCGTATCCCATCGAATCGGGGATCTTCACAAATCATACAGTTAAGCTGCCCTGGATTCGCCTCCAGTATCTTACGGTGTAGCTTTACCAGTTGCAACACTTGTTTTCCGTCTACCAAAGTGGTTAATATCAGGtaataatcccccccccctctctctctctctctctctctctctctctctctctctctctctctctctctctctctctgtatatatatatatatatatatatatatatatatatatatatatatatatatatatatatatatatatatacacacacatatatacatatatatatatatatatatatatatatatatatatatatatatatatatatatatatatatgtacagtatatagtaagcCATGTATACTTCTCaagatctggattctctctacctcgagatcagaaacccaaaggggaatcaactttacgataattgcttctggtcggccagggaattgaACCCGGGCCCATGAAACTGAGGCTGAGGTGACTTTAACCACTGCGTTTCTTGGCAccgagttcgattccctggccaaccaggagctattatcgtaaagttgattcttccttgggtctttgatcccgaggtagagagaatgtAGATATTAAGAGGTATGTATGGCTCATATGAATACATATGaacacacgtataatatatatatatatatatatatatatatatatatatatatatatatatatatatatatatatatatatatatatatatatatatacagtatgcatgttaATTTCTATAATGTCATCCGAAAACATGGCTGTCAGTCTCGCAAAAGATTCCATTACTATTTAAAGCCAAAAAGCATTTCGCCCCTTCGGTTCTTATTCCCCTGATCCTGCTTGTTCCCAGATGCAAGAGACACCCTCCAACCAGATGTCCAGACAGGAAAGAAGGAGCCACACAACAGCAGGACTGGGAAAGATGGAAGAACGCTTGCTATCTCGTCCTCGATGACTATCGGGCATCCAGAGATCTAGCTCGGACCATGTGCAGAGAGCGAGGCGGGGAACTTATGTCGATTGGGAATCAGGTGACAATAAATGATAATCATTAACATATAGATgaataactactgtatacaaatatttctctctctctctctctctctctctctctctctctctctctctctctctctctctctctctctctctctctctctctctctatatatatatatatatatatatatatatatatatatatatatatatatatgcatatatatacatatataaatatacatacatatatatctatacatacatacatatatataatttgtccgTACTCAAATCTCTTTGTGCATATATTCTATCTTTGTTAATTCATGAGGGAGGCAGTTGGCACCAAAAAACTTGTACAGAATGCGCGAATAGATACAATCCCCTATATGAGCCATTCAATATTATTGAggtctttatatgtgtatatatatatatatatatatatatatatatatatatatatatatatatatatatatatatatatatatatatatatatatatatatattcatatatatgtatatatatatatatatatatatatatatatatatatacagtttacatatatatatatataattatgtacatatatatatatatatatatatatatatatatatatatgtatgcttgtgtatGTCTGCCTGCCTGTCTGTGGGTGTACAAGCAcaggcatatactgtataatattatcATGCATATGTGAGTGTATCTGTCTGCCTTTCAATGAGTGTATTTTTTCCACCCCTTTTCATTGACAGTTTATTTAACCTCTCCGCAACTTTTTTGGAATTTCCTGAGTCATCTATGATGTTGAAACGCTTATAAGAAACAcaccattttttttaaatgttctatatatGTAGAATTTCCTTCCTGGGTTTTGGAGTCTGTCCCTTAAAATGCTTTTTATTCTGCAATGTTCACATTTGGTGTGCTGTCGACTTTTAAAAGATAAAAGCAACATAGTTGGGcaaaatatttttatctatatttattattgCTTTCAATCCACTGGTTCTCTGTAAGCAGTTCCAAGAGTTTCTCAGATATTAGACTGGTGACTTCCAAGTGCATCGGGTACTTAATGGCAGAatctattgataattttaattttctgtTCATCTAATCTGTGTGAAAGAATTATTGGAATATTTCTTCAGTGTCCAGCAAAGTTAAACAGTGCTAACATAAAACCTTAGAATGTTATCTCTCAATATCCACTTGAATGCTGTTTCGGGAACTTGTACTCTGAAAAAAAGGCTTATAAAATGAAATACATCGTCATACATGTTACCgtcaaaaatagaatttttatttctttacaggaagaacatGAATACATATCAGAACTCATAACTACGAGTACAACTAGTAACAGTTTGGAATACTACACTGATGGTGCGGGCGCCAAGGTGGGCGGTCTCAGTCTTTGGTTTTGGGAAGCGTTGCGTAATAATATTAGACATAAAGGGTGGTGGCCAGGTAAGTCAATTACATCTTCTAAAAGTAATCATGCAATTCATACTCTGTATCATCAGCAAATGCGGtatatcttttcaaatatttttttagtgtttttcaAGACTTCTTATCACTcatcatttaaaattttctttttccatccatcaGTAAATACATTTTCATACGATTTATTTTCATGCATACCTATTCTTTCCTACATAATGTCACTACCTCATAATGAATATATTAACTTGTAGTATTTTAGCTTAATGAAGCAACCTGGTAAAATATTCTTTACAgcagaaatataaaattaattctaagattgcattcaATGAATATGAGAAACTTTGTAAAACTTTTACTCTAAGAGAGTGACATTGATGGTTGGTGTGGCAttcagtaatgttactcctcttcatttataaaaaacttatataattatGTCTTTTTACTTAATTAATCATTCAAGTATTTTCTTGTGATCAAGTCTTTCTCAAAACTGGgccataatttcaaatattttttatttaaaaaaaaaatccattttaactACAGCTAATTGTTTATACTGTtatttcggtgctattatagtatgctatctaccgccgattctgctatctaccacccctttctgactatagtatgataaataccatcagtccctaaggatacggtctacttgctaatccgcctctaataaggaggatcactaccgacttgataacctaacctaacctaacctaacctaacctaacctaaccttaacctaacctaaactaacctacaaactgcttataattatgcacccatgttgtcctgccaataaatatcattaaactatcattaaagtccaatgaggataagatactggtggtaagtaatctgtttgataatcctcatcaaacaggaggattaacattgacggtagataacatactttgtagtagataccatactatagtagaaattcgacggtagatagcatactataatagcaccgttaTTTCTATAACACTATTTAGATAAAATCGTGCTTGGGAGGATTCGTTTTTATGAATACTTCAAAATGACCAGATATATCGTTTGAATTATGAAATGGCCAATATATTAACAAATTACCTGTTTAAATACCACTTATGAGTTACCTGATCAAAAAATCAATTGAGATGCATTGCTTAACCGACCCCGGAGGAATAGCTCTTACATAATCCCAATTTCTTTGTATCTCCGGCAACAGGGTGGAATAACTCCCGGTCCACGGTCTCGGCACCTCTTCCTGGAAACTCCCCTTCCTGTTTGATACTCAAGAGGTCTTTTCCGGTGACTTCTAGTCCGTCCTCCAATTACGACGCGGGATTCTACTACTTCCAAGAAGCCGACTGCAGCCTTAATAGGCCCTTCATCTGCAAGGCACCATTGGAAGATGCTGGTGAGTAAATAATCATGTGAGAGATTCAAGATTTAAGTATAGTACATATTAAAACGCACATACCCGCAcccacatacagaatatatatatatatatatatatatatatatatatatatatatatgtgtgtatatatatatataaatatatattctttttataaatatatatatatatatatatatatatatatatatatatatatatatatatatatttgtatatatatatatatatatatatatatatatatactgtatatttttatataaatatatatatataaatatatatatatatgaatatataaatatatatatatatatgtatatatatatataaatatatatatatatgaatatataaatatatatatatatatatatatgtatatatatatatatatatatatatatatatatactgtatatttttatataaatatatatatataaatatatatatatgaatatataaatatatatatatatatatatatatatatatatatatatatatatatgggtatatatatatatatatatatatatatatatatatatatatatatatatatatatatatatatatatttgtcacaatTGATGATTTCAAATATTGAACCACATGTAGATTTTAATATCAAATAAACGATGCTTCTGGATCACAGATCCAAGGGAAaattctttttatgaaaaataCTTCTGCCCAGGCCAGATTTTTAacctacctatacacacacacgcgcacgcgcgcacacacacacacacacacacacacatatatatatatatatatatatatatatatatatatatatatatatatatatatattataattattatggtcctgggtctgggcaccaaaaataatttatatattacggctggtataTTACATAACCTCcagagttctaaactcacctgtttgtttttacataaatctgtaacACTTGAATTATACCCGagttctgagaaattatgcaactcccagatggcaatatatataaaaaacactgaatatccaaaagtctcttaagtacactcaaaataaaactgagttatcaaaacaacctcttattttgattcttaatCAGGGATTCGAgggagctctgtaagaaatactggtgatcgaaataatacacactttacaaaaataaatatattctataaaaattcagAGCATTgatacagaaaattatcaccaaaatgaatcactaaAAATATTATTTCTGAACAAAGCctcagactaagaaaagaaaaagatatttgtgaaaattatagaatcacttgtttcactggaaattaatttataaaaaaatatttaatcttgataattatgacaatagttaacctttaacactctaatgcttaaactcttaatgaaatttacataacagttattgaTACGCTTACatgttttggatcacacgaggtaatcgaacagttaagccaaaacaaatacacttcactgttttcacctaaatctcaccGGGCCAGCTACAAAAATTTATACTAAACCCATGCTTACGGTAACGCAATACTCATGAAATATCTTTCAGTGGAGTTGTCAATGTttaaacacactacacatgatatatgttggatgAAAACTTATTCACTTTCGAGAGGGCACCCACTCGAGGCACGTGTAAGAGagaggcgaactttggctcttttaaAGGGACAAATTGGATCTCTTCTGCTACTATGCATTCCTGGGgtcatatatatattgacttaattattcgatatcctaggtcagggggtctagaagcttagAGGCAGTGCCTAGCGGTGCCAAGGTCGCTAACTAAGTCTAGTAATAAACAAGTTCCAACACACctagcgaggcaactctctctcagctaactcatcCCACCTACCTCCTCAagacaataaaaaaagattaaattaacTCTGGTTTTTTCAAGAatattccaaccacgtggaaagtataagaattgcgtaatctctcacaaacatgacataaGCCCACGTTTTCAAACTTCGTATAGTTCGTACAGCATACATAgacagttacgtaagacttcgtaacaaaatatgtgaaaaaaaaaaagttatttcttaaaaataacgtaaatttacatatacagtactgaataaaatgaaaaaaaaaaaattaaatgaacgacggaagtctcacgtaatttacatacaaatacttaaaccaACAAGTGAGGAACTCACCTTATGTGCTAGCTATATacgtcttaaatacacaaatataatacatgaataaatgaataacatatttactctgcactagaccagcttcgtaagaatatatgtagatatatatatatatatatatatatatatatatatatatatatatatatatatgtagatatatatatatatatatacagtatatatatatatatatatatatatatatatataaatttatatatatacatatatatatatatatatatatatatatatatatatatatatatttatatatatatatatatatatatatatatatatatatatatatatatatatatatatatatatatatcatatgcaaaaTCAATTTAACCCATTTGGGTAGGGTTCTTTTGCAAAAGGTTTGAACATTAGGATATTCAACCACATATACTTTTCATTTTAACAAAATTACTCTGTTCTTTGTTTACTCACGGTTTCAATGAATGGCTGTAAAATGTTGTATTATTCTTTGCTTGAAAATGCCTTGTTTTTGAGTCTCATGATTTGACGTAAGAAACGACACCTAAATTTAAAGCAAAGATAAGTTTGTTAATAGGAATTAATcattatcccctctctctctctctctctctctctctctctctctctctctctctctctctctctctctctctctctctctctctctctctctctctctctctttccacatatAAACTAATATCAGAAATCTATGTGTATACGAATTTTGATTAGCAGATTTGTGAGACATTAATTGGTGCTGAAATTCAAAGACATCACAAGATAAACAGATTATGTTTGTTTAATACGTCTTTTAACTACCTCGTAGATGTATGGACGactactgtaaatactgtattgcTCTACTGTGTCACTATATCTCAGCTAAAATGGCCACACATCTAAACCAGGCATCGTGTGAACACTCGAAAGAAACAATCACAGTTGTAAAAGCAACTTCCAAGAATCTGTTAACCTCCGAGTGTATAATTGTAACCCGTTTTAAAACAAAAACTGGAAAAATCTTGAGTGAGAGGCAAGTACCAAATTTCCTAGTATGTTATCCACCACTGAATCAGCGGTGCCACTTTAAGGCTGAAACTGTTCTCCTCACTAATGACATTCATCCTAGTTGAGCAATACAGAGAGTCTGGGTTTGCAAAGATTGTGCTGACGAGTTAGTGACAGTGTTtacacattcttttcttttttctgaaatTGTGTCACGGtgttgcctttaaaaaaaaaaaaaacagctagcaTAAAGCATGAGGAATTAAAGTTTTGAAAGTTTACATGAACGCCTCGTTGGGGTCTTGGAGTTAATGCATTCTTATGTTAATCTATCTGGAGGAGCATACGGATGATTAAAGGAGCCAATGGGGAACTTTACTGATTAAAAACGAACTTATAGACAGACATACCATTGGTATTTGAAATAGATTGttttgttatgttttgtttttccttCATGATAAGGTTACTTTAATGGACAGAAAATTAAATGAACGTTGTTTAATCATTATAAAATCATTAGGTTTGGCGAAAAATTGTTCTTTAGAtgctatgaaaaaaaattcaaaacgaaACAAAAGAAGTAATATTATTATAAATCCTTCTTCACAAATGAAGAGTCAACAGCCTCGACCTTGTGGAAGGAAAACCTTAACGTTAATAGAATTTTCTCACTGAATAGATGTTTGAACGTAAAAGAAAGAATTCTTAATAAATGTGATTATAATGAGTTTTTCTTCATTCTATGGCTGTATGATAACTGAAATGGCCGTCATTCTTAAATGAAAAATGATTTACATTTGTATGCAAGTTCAGCCCcgtacaaacacaaatacacatgaATTTCTCTGTTTATCTATaaaaactatttctctctctctctctctctctctctctctctctctcctcctctctctctctctctctctctctctctctctctacataaaagCATGCATCTATACAATTACTAAAAATTATTACAAAACGGTCTGGAACACTAGTTGGCTAAAGCCTTGTGTTCCCAATAGGGAAAGCAGCTCAGTACGgaaaaataacaaagtaaataattaaatacaaaaagacaaataaaacGATAACACAGATTCAGAAGAAGGACAAAGTAAAATCAATAATAGGTAAATTATGAAACGAAGCTTGCATCATCCTACTCAACACAGAAGCACTCACGCCTAGTTAGAACTTCTGAAGTGCCTCTTATTCATCTACAGTATATGACCAGGAAGACCTTTCCACAATTTgctcacagctgaaataaaagttCTGGAATACTGTCTAGGATTAACACTCACTTAAGTAAAGACAAGATTTTTGGAGTTAAATCCAGGTCTAGTACTCTGCGTGGTGGATTGTATAGTCTGGGAAAATTTGAATGCAAATGatgtttagaattattattaaaaatctttaaCAGCCAGGACAATGGCCTCATTGAACAAAGGCAATAGATATTGATACCTAAATTATGGCGAGGAAACTTGATAGACTTAATCTTCGTTATAGTTAATTGCAATACAATATGATAATTGGGCCAAATAAGATAATATAAATGCCACATGATACTCCCTATGCTCCTGTGAACATGAACACTTGCATTTACGTATTCTTAGCTCAACATATATGTTAAATGTGTATTGAAAATACAGGTACGTaaatataatgttaataatgatcaTACATATTATACTTTGTATTTTTCACAAGTGTTTAAGATAAGTCAAATGCTTCAGATCAGACAGAACACTATTCAAAtcatggcagaaaaaaaaaaaaaaaaaaaaaaaaaaaaaaaaataaaaaaagtttcaaacATCTTGAAATAATTTCGAAATATActaattttttgagcaattgaataATGTTTTACAAAGTTGAATTTACATTCAACATTGACATTCAAAACTTTAAATAGGGCCGTGTGTGTGGTTTAAGGAACATTATCAATGGAAAGACAAGGTAGAAAGGATCCAATGTCTTAGGCCTACTAACAATTGTGTTTTGAATTTTCTTGGAGTTCAACTAATTTGTACTTTTCTCCTACAGGTCTTTATTCAAGAGATAGGATGAAtacaaaaaatagtaataatatctgAATAGGCAACATGCTTCTTTTTCAGAGCCAATCAACATATATTTATAatgcatatgtaatataaaaaagtaTTGGGCTAAGAATTCTACCATGAAGAGCATCAGATACTGCATTTGTGCAGTAATAGTGTTGCCCATAAACAACTATAAAAAATTCTTGTCTtttgcaaggatatatatatatatatatatatatataatatatatatatatatatatatatacatacatacatatatatatgtgtatatatatatatatatatatatatatatatatataaatatatatataatatacatatatatatatatatatatatatatatatatatatatatatatatatatttatatagatagatagatagatagatagatagatataccc encodes:
- the LOC137639734 gene encoding uncharacterized protein — its product is MAGQGPGDAARQLHNLILILTATSFKAVSQGITDPRCGAPFGNFPDPGHCNRYVSCWGGRGFSQSCGSNLVFHPITKNCQTGSTCPGEEVKAPDSGQKLRLNNGEGPWQGQLNVKYGGEWAFVDARGFTFELGELVCKQLGFEGYDEGQGRIPSNRGSSQIIQLSCPGFASSILRCSFTSCNTCFPSTKVVNIRCKRHPPTRCPDRKEGATQQQDWERWKNACYLVLDDYRASRDLARTMCRERGGELMSIGNQEEHEYISELITTSTTSNSLEYYTDGAGAKVGGLSLWFWEALRNNIRHKGWWPGWNNSRSTVSAPLPGNSPSCLILKRSFPVTSSPSSNYDAGFYYFQEADCSLNRPFICKAPLEDAAKMATHLNQASCEHSKETITVVKATSKNLLTSECIIVTRFKTKTGKILSERSLFKR